In the Populus trichocarpa isolate Nisqually-1 chromosome 8, P.trichocarpa_v4.1, whole genome shotgun sequence genome, GAGAAAAATGCCAAAATCATGAGCCAAAGTAATATGAGGATAAAGTAGCAGAAGATGATTTGATAGAATAAGCATGGACAGACCAATATTAAGCCAGATGTTCAAGCCAATGCATTTCAAAATTACCAGCTCACGAATTTTCTGGTTCAAATCTGTCATACTAGGTTCATATTTAGGAAAATGAGGCTTTAATGCCCTTACCAGAAGTTTATTAGATTTTCTACGCAATCAAACAAATTCCCACCTCGGACTTGGTTTATctagttaagaaaataaatcagaTGTCTTTAGTTATTGCATGGCAGTTTATAGGAAAgatctaaaaaaagaataacagtGAAGATGACAGTTTAGTTGGAATGATCTACTTACTTGAGAATAATTGTTCGAGATAAACGAAGCCTTTTTACTGCATCAAAAATTCCCTTCGGTACGTCCGCTATCTGGCTATTGATAAAATTGCTCAAAGGCATGACCTGGTTTTCTTTCAACTTCTTTTCCCCAGAACTTGAAGCAGTGTCTCTCTCAAACGGTTtcatattcatatttattttcccAGAGGCAGAAGCTTCATGCAATTTCCCATTGCGAACTGTAGGTGCATCAGCAGCTTGCAATTGACTATCCTTGCCATCTGACTGCTTTGCATCGTCTTCATTTCTTGGATTGAGAAGAATTTTACAAGGGCTGGATTCATGGACCAGAGAAGCGCCATATTCTGCTTGATGTCTTGTTCTTGAAGAGGCACTAGGACATGCAACAGCCCAGTGATTTGACTGGAAACATCTTATGCACACACATGGAAATTCGTTTGCTCCGTTAAATGAATTAGCATTTCTTAGAATATCTGCAAGCTCACTATCTATTATCTCTGGACAATCTCGCACATGGTGACATTTTATGCCACAAAAGAAACATGTCAGGTTTCCATGAGAAGAATCATCTGTCCCGTATGATGGCATGATGTGCATGAGGGCATCCAATCTCCTTGCAAAGACAGAAGCCATCGCCTCTGAATTTCTGAATCTTGAAAAAGGCAAGGTAGAGTTCATTTTACACATGGACTTCTCATCATGGTGTCCATTTACTTTATTTATGCTAAATGAAACTTCAGTACTGTTGGCACAATTATGCATGCATACCGGGTCCTCAGTGAAGTGCTCCTCCTCCCTAGCCCCCACAATGTTTTTATCTTGGTAAGAAGAAGGATGATTCTGCCACTGAGCCTTCAGCCTTATGAAATCGGTAAAGCCATCAAGAGCTTCGCCAGTTCTTCTGTGGCAAAGATCCCGGTTCGACAATGGACCAGAAGTTTTTGGAGAAAGCCGAGTTATCCACAAGCTTGTGAGTGGGTCACTTCTGTACCCGGAAGTATTTGTGGCCTTGCCTTCAGATGGCTGTTCAGCATCGTTCATCTTACGTTTACCCGGAGAGGAATTGGAGCTTGTCCCATTTTTCTCCTTATCAGTTGCCATgttgcatgaattttttttctctgcagAGTTACTCCCGCTGATCTCCTGACTAGAAGCAATATTGGTGGATAAAAGTTTGGTCAAGGCTGGTGAAGCTGCACCATTTCCAGATGTCGACTCATTTAACTTCTCATTTGGTTGAAGAAACCGTCTGTACACATTGTCAGTCACCATACGACAGGGTATTGGAGTAGCATTAGAGTCACAGATCTTGTTGTCGAGCCCAAGTTCTTTAGATACTTCAGTTTGAGTATTGGCATTCAAAGCGACAGTTTCTTGAGCCTTTGTCTTGGGACAATACAATGACTGAAAAAGCGAATGAAATCCTATAGTTTTGCACCCTTTATCTTGATTTCTGTTACATGAAATGAGATTCTTATCACGATCCTCATGTCCATGCTTGTGATTTGCGAGGGTAAGAGCAAGAGACGGTGCCTcatcttcatttgattttaagaaCCCCTTCATCATGTTTGAGATCCAATTTGTTGGAGTTATGCCTTAAGTTGctgcctttattttattttagtattgtctatcttttttagtttaattctgCTGAAATAAAAGACTACAGCTGGTCTTCAGGACGTGAACTAGTCTTTAGAAGTCAGTTATGTTGTTAGCTGAACAAGGTACATTTATGTTAGTGGTCATGTTAGTGGTCAGCTGAATGTGGCACATTGTAGTGCTACAAACCAGCAATTTCAGTTTGTTTCAAGTCTATTTAAACGTGTAAAGATTGCTGAAACAAGTAagcaatcaacaatatttttcagttcaataaaacagtaaaaaactTCCACTGTACAAATCAAAatctgcattttgtttttcaccttttcttttcaatctcttcaaactctttcaattggtatcagagcaattTTCTTGAAGGGCCTGTGATGGATTCTGAATCAAGTTTCACTCATATTTCTCCTCCAATCTTCAATGAAGAGAATTTTCAACTATGGGCAGTAAGAATGGAAACTCACCTAGAAGCCTTAGATTTGTGGGAAGCTGTTGAAGAGGATTATGAGGTGCCACCACTGCCTAATAATCCAACTATGACTCAGATCAAAAGTCATAAGGAGAGAAAGACCAAGAAATCAAAGGCGAAGGCATGTCTGTTTGCTGCTGTTTCCACAACCATTTTCACCAGGATCATGTCACTTCAATCAGCAAAGGATGTTTGGGATTACTTGAAGAAGGAATATGCAGGAGATGAAAGAATTCGTGGAATGCAAAGCTTAAACTTGATACGTGAATTTGAGCTGCAAAGGATGAAGGATTCTGAGACTATAAAGGAGTACTCAGACAAATTGATGGGGATTGCTAACAGAGTCAGGCTGCTGGGAACATCATTTGCAGATTCCAGAATTGTTGAAAAACTTCTGGTCACAGTACCAGAAAAGTATGAAGCTTCAATTACAACATTGGAGAATACTAAAGACCTGTCAAAAATTACATTGACAGAGTTGCTAAATGCCTTACAAGCTCAGGAGCAGAGAAGGCTTATGAGGCAGGATCATGCAATTGAAGGTGCTTTGCAAGCAAAATTTGCAGACTATGACAAGAAGAAGTTCTTCAGGAAGAACGCAGCTTCAGGCAGCATTAAACCAAATCAAGGTTACAACAaaggaaaatttattaaaaggaaTTTTCCACCTTGTCAACACTGCAACAAGAGTGGTCACCCACCATTCAAATGCTGGAAGAGGCCTGATCCAAGGTGCAGCAAGTGCAATCAGCTAGGACATGAGGCAATAGTCTGcagattcaaaaataaaaaacaagaagaagatgctcAAGTCGCGAACCAAGATGATGAGGATCAGATGTTTGTGGCTGCATGCTTCTCGGTTCAAACCACCTCAGACCATTGGCTAATTGATAGTGGTTGCACCAACCACATGACTTTTGATAAAAGTCTTTTCCGAAATTTGCAGCCTACAGAAGCTGCAAAAGTCAGAATTGGAAATGGTGAATGCATTGAAGCCAAGGGAAAGGGAACAATTGCCATCACAACAAATTCAGGTACAAAAACAATTGCAGATGTTCTTTATGTGCCTAATATAGATCAGAATTTGTTGAGTGTGGGGCAATTAATTGAGAAAGGAATGAAGgtgatttttgaaaatcaacatTGCTGTATTTTTTATGCTGCTGGGTGTAAAATTCTACAAGTTAGAATGAAGAGCAAAAGTTTCTCGTTTCTGCCATTTGAGGAGGACATAATGCTTTCCCAACAAAACTCAATTATACTAAGTTATGGCACAAAAGGTTGGGGCACTGCCATCAACAAAGGATGCTTACCATGAAGAATTCTGAGGCTGTCAGAGGTATACCTCCATTTACTGAAATTACATTGAACTGTCATGCTTGTCAGTTTGGTAAGCAGAATAGAAAATCATTTCCGAGATCAACTTGGAGATCATCCCAAAAGCTGCAGCTGATTCATACCGATGTGGCTGGTCCTCTAAGCACACCATCATTAAATGACAGTAAATATTACCTGCTGTTTATTGACGATTTCTCTCGAATGTGCtggatttatttcatgaaattcaAATCAGAAGTGGCTGGAATTTTCTGGAGATTCAAGAAGAATGTGGAGAATCAAAGCAACTGCAGAATTCAAGCAATTCGTTCAGACAATGGCAGAGAATACACATCAACAGAATTCAATCTTTATTGTGAAGAAGCTGGCATTGAGCATCAACTCACAGCCCCTTACACTCCAGAGCAGAATGGGGTTAGTGAGAGAAGAAATCGATACATAATGGAGATGGCTAGATGCATGCTACATGAGAAGAACTTGCCTAAAGTTTTTTGGGCAGAAGCTGCTAACACAACAGTATTCCTGCAAAATCATCTCCTAACAAAGCTTTTGGCAGAAAAAACTCCTTTTGAAGTGTGGTATAATTACAAACCCTCACTTAGTTTTCTTAAGGTTTTTGGCAGCACATGTTTTGTTCACATTCCACAGATTAAGAGGGACAAGCTGGACAAGAAGGCAATGCAAGGTATCTTTGTTGGCTATAGCACAATTTCTAAAGCCTACAAAGTATACCTCCCTCAAACCCAGAAGATTACAATTACACGGGATGTGCAGTTCCATGAAGACGACAAATGGAACTGGGATGAAACACAAGAGATCACGGTGCTTGATGATCAAATTATTACTCCCCTGCAAAATGAATCAATTGATGAATCACCAGTACGAGGCACCAGATCACTTGAAGAAATCTATCAAAGGAGCAATGTGGCTGTTTGTGAACCAGAAAATTATGAAGATGCGCAGATGAATCCAGCATGGCAGGAAGCAATGAAGGAGGAAATACACATGATTGAAAAGAATCATACGTGGGAACTTGTTGATCGACCTGCAGACAAGAACATTATTGGCGTCAAGTGGATTTTCAGGACCAAACTGAATGCTGACAGCTCCATCAACAAATTCAAGGCAAGGCTGGTTGTCAAGGGGTATGCTCAAGTGTATGGGGTGGATTATTCAGACACATTCGCTCCAGTAGCAAGGATGGACACCATCAGATTGTTGCTTGCTGTTGCTGCACACAAAAACTGGAAAGTGTTCCAGATGGACGTAAAATCAGCCTTCCTCAATGGCGATTTACAAGAAGAAATTTATGTTGAACAACCTGCTGGATTTGTtgttcaaggagaagaagacaagGTGTACATGCTGAAGAAGGCACTTTATGGATTAAAACAGGCACCAAGGGCTTGGTATGGCCGAATTGATGACTACTTGACAGGGTTTGGATTTCAGAAAAGTCTTTCTGAATCAACCCTCTATGTGAAGaaaattgatgatgatgttcTTATTGTGTCCctctatgttgatgatttaCTTGTAACTGGAAGTAATTTGCAGCAAATTGAAAGGTTCAAGCAGGACATGATGCAAGCTTTCGAAATGAGTGACCTTGGactcatgagtttttttcttggcaTGGAGATTAAACAAAGCAGAGGAGTGATCTTCATTGGTCAAGAAAAATATGCGAAGgagattttgaagaaattccaAATGGAGAATTGCAAACCAACTGCTACTCCAATAATCAGAAGGATAAATTCAGCAAAGAGGATGGGACTGCCAGGGTAAATGAAGAAAAGTACAGAAGCTTGATTGGTTGCTTGCTGTATTTGACAGCAACCCGACCTGACATTCTTTATGCAACAAACCTTCTATCAAGGTTTATGCATTGTCCAAGTGAGCTACATATGAGGGCAGCCAAACGTATCCTGCGATACATCAAAGGAACATGCAGTTTTGGTGTTAAATTTATGCAATGTAAAACACTGAAATTGCATGGCTTTTCTGACAGTGATTGGGGTGGATTCATTGATGACATGAAAAGCACTTCTGGTTTTTGTTTCAATCTAGgctcaacaatattttcatggTCATCCAAGAAGCAAAGCATTGTTGCACAATCAACTGCAGAGGCAGAGTTCATTGCTGCCACAGCTGCAGTTAACCAAGCTTTATGGCTTCAAAAGTTACTGCGTGATCTACATATGGAAGAGGAAGAAGCAACTGAAATCTCAGTTGACAATCAAGCAGCTATAGCAATCTCTAACAATCTTGTGTTTCATGGGAAAACCAAACATTTCaacatcaaattatattttatccgAGAGGTGCAGAAGAATGGAGATGTTAAGCTACTTTATTGCAGGACTGAAGATCAAATGACTGATTTGTTTACCAAAGCACTTCCTGCTAACAGGTTCGAATTTCTCACAAGGCTGATAGGAGTATGCAGCCCTTAATGCAAGGAGGAGTGTTGGAGTTATGCCTTAAGTTGCtgcctttgttttattttagtattgtctgtctttgttattttaattctgCTGAAATAAAAGACTAGAGCTGGTCTTCAGGACGTGAACTAGTCTTTAGGAGTCAGTTATGTTGTTAGCTGAACATGGTACATTTATGTTAGTGGTCATGTTAGTGGTCAGCTGAATGTGGCACATTGTAGTGCTACAAACCAGCAATTTCAGTTTGTTTCAAGTCTATTTAAACGTGTAAAGATTGCTGAAACAAGTAAGCAATCAACGATATTTTTCAGTTcaataaaacagtaaaaaactTCCACTGTACAAATCAAAatctgcattttgtttttcactttttctttttaatctcttcaaaCTCTTTCACAATTCATGAATGAACTATCATGTTTAACAAATGAAGAGGAACCGGGacttaatttcttgaatttttgttttgatactTTTTCTCCCAACATACGAATGTGGATCAAGGTTCCGTTGCCTTTTGCCAGTAGAAAATAACCCAACACTGTTGCAACTTTCAACACTTTCATGGCTGTCATCATCCATGTCCAGCATTCTTTCATTTAAATTTCCATCAGATAAAGCCTTAGCCTTGCCTTTCATTTGATACCTCCGGGTTCTGCTGTATGTGGGAGACTGTTTAATGGCACAATCATTGTCTTTAGGAAGTATCTCATCATCCTGCTGAGAGCTACTCCGGACTTCCTTGGCATTTTGTGATCCTACAATCTCAGTTGCCACATCACACACATTTTCACTATGTGGAGTTTTAAAATCATTCTCTGCTGTTGACTCCAGTTTTTCTAGAGGACAGATGTAGGGACCAGTCTCCATATAattgtctctctctttttccatGCATGCAGGTGATCGATTCAAAATGTTCTCTTCCTACTGATGGTGCTTTCTGCATATTAGTGTCATGAGATTCACATTCTTCCACATAGCAAACAGGAGTGAGTTCATGGAAACGACATCGTTTGTTCTGCACCCTACACTCGCACATAAATACCTGTTTCGATGAACAAAAGTTTCGAAACTTGACactctcaagaaaaaaataataagaagaatGGAGAATATGCAGAAGCAGCAGCATGGTGCTCCCGCGTCTACCAAGATTTCCTTCCTCAATTGCATCGATCTTTCCACCCCAGATATCCAGCAATCTTTTTCCCTTACAAACaggtaatttaaaataatatctttctttttaatttctccctgataattaattaattctgttTTGATTCTATAAAATGGTTTTGTTTAGAGCAGGCGTGTTTGGAtagtggatttttttctttttacgtgAAAAACCATGGAATAAGCCAATAATTCATAGAGGAGGGATTAACGCAGAGTAAGAAATTTTCTGAATTGCCATTAAGTGCGAAAATAAAGGTTTTATTTAAGGAATGAGAAGCATAGCCCGTTTAGAAGGTCTCGGCAACTCCTACATGGTGGGGTGGCACATGGCCTAAAAGTGCTTTTAATTTAGTGtcgataactttttttttttccctgtttttttttctcctctcctcGTATTCAACACCATCCCcttcaaaaattcatattaactccttcaatttcttttttcttcacatttagtctatgtattttttactatttttttttattatgtataaaccattaaattacaaatatttttcaatcccccctctttttattttttaatcttttagatttaatcattattttttatattgttgtttttttattttcaataagctattaaattttatttttttcaatttcacccccttttatttttttcttttaaacttggttatcattattttgattgctatttattttgtttgagattattttttagttttttttttaatttcatcatccatggtttttttttcctatcaatttaatcttttttttcttctattgctatcttttatcatttgatgaattttttcaactgatattttttttatataatttcatcattcaaaattaaattggttgataattgagcttcttgattgaacATGTTTCAAGGATTTCATGGATTGTGAGTTTTAGATATGAGACCGGGTTTAGAAGGTTTGCCcgagttgatttgtttttattttttcttt is a window encoding:
- the LOC112328637 gene encoding uncharacterized protein LOC112328637 — its product is MATDKEKNGTSSNSSPGKRKMNDAEQPSEGKATNTSGYRSDPLTSLWITRLSPKTSGPLSNRDLCHRRTGEALDGFTDFIRLKAQWQNHPSSYQDKNIVGAREEEHFTEDPVCMHNCANSTEVSFSINKVNGHHDEKSMCKMNSTLPFSRFRNSEAMASVFARRLDALMHIMPSYGTDDSSHGNLTCFFCGIKCHHVRDCPEIIDSELADILRNANSFNGANEFPCVCIRCFQSNHWAVACPSASSRTRHQAEYGASLVHESSPCKILLNPRNEDDAKQSDGKDSQLQAADAPTVRNGKLHEASASGKINMNMKPFERDTASSSGEKKLKENQVMPLSNFINSQIADVPKGIFDAVKRLRLSRTIILKWMNSHTPPSHLDGFSCACGLGSGNRDWGELGIMLPALLEFKVRVQNKSSKILLL